The sequence AGATCTATCGAGGGCAAGAAAAACTTGCTGAAAGTATAGAGCTTGAAACCATTTTTGAGACGTTAGACTCTGACTTGCGCTTGCAGGTTGGCATTGCTGTACAAGATTGGCTATTTGTCCATGCGGGTGTTGTGGGTTGGCGGGGGAAAGCGATTCTCATTCCGGGGCGCAGTTTTAGTGGCAAAACAACTCTGGTCAAGGCGTTAGTTAACGCTGGAGCAACCTATTACTCGGATGAGTATGCGGTATTGGATACTGAGGGACGGGTTCATCCCTATCCGAGACGTTTATCCATACGGCAAGGAGAAGGGCAGCGAGTTAAACGGTGTTCTGTAGAAGAATTGGGGGGTACAGCAGGAACCGAACCTTTACCAGTGGGTTTGATTGTTCATGCTCAATATGAGTCTGGAGTGCAACGGAATTTAAAACCAATGTCTTTAGGACATGGGGTATTGGCACTATTAGATAACACAATTGTTGCGAGTCTTCGTCCTGATTTTGCCCTTCCTATTTTAGCAAGTGCTGTTTCTGGTGCTTTATGTTTGGAAGGGAAACGAGATGAGGCAGAAGATATTGCGATCGCATTATTGCAACACTTAGAAAATTAAGTTGACTGTCAGTTTAAAAAATTCATTGATTAACGAGGATAAAACGATGATACCTGTCGCCAGAACTGAAAATCTGTTGCTGCAAGATATTGGTAATGAATTGATTATTTACGATCAAGATAATAATTCTTCCCATTGTTTAACGCCACTAGCAGTGAGAGTCTGGGAATTATCAAATGGTCAAAATACAGTTAATGATATTGCCCATAAACTCGAAAAGGAGTTTAATCTGCCTGGGAATAGTGATGTGGATATGCGGGGGTTGGTTTGGCTGACATTGGAGGAATTAGAACGTTATTCCCTCATTCAAGAGTATTTACGACAACCTGCTACAAATGTAATTGCAGGGATGTCACGTCGGAAGGCAATTAAGACGGCTACATTGGTGGGTGGGTTTGCGATCGGTTCGATGTTTCCTGTGGTTAAATCTATTGTTGCTCCTGAACCTGCTCTGGCTTCCAGTGGTAGTGGTGCGTGTCGAACCGAGAGACAAACCTGTAATGTTCAAATTGAAGGCACGAATAAACAGAATAACTGTTGTGCTGGATTAATATGTACTCCTACGGCAATAAGAGATGTATGTTTAAAACCATTTTAAAAATTCATTGATATAAGTAGGAAAAAAACCATGATACCTGTCGCTCGAACTGAAAATCTGTTACTGCAAGATATTGGTAATGAATTGATTATTTACGATCAAGTTAATAATTCCTCCCATTGTTTAACGCCACTGGCAGTGAGAGTCTGGGAATTATCAAATGGTCAAAATACAGTTAATGATATTGCTAAGAAACTGGAAAAGGAGTTTAATCTCCCAGCCGATAGTGATGTGGATATGCGGGGTTTGGTTTGGCTGACATTGGAAGAATTAGAACGCTATTCCCTAATTCAAGAGTATTTACGACAACCTGCTACAAATGTAATTGCAGGGATGTCACGTCGGAAGGTGATTAAGACGGCTACGTTGGTTGGGGGATTTGCGATTGGTTCAATGTTTCCTGTGGTTAAATCAGTTGCTGTTGCTAATCCAGGAGGCCATGTATCAACATCTGCTCCTCCAGAACCTCCTTGTATTCCAGAAGGTGGAAAATGTGGAACTTCTAATCCTGGAGGAGGAGTGTGTTGTGAGGGATTAGGCTGTAACAATAGCAGCCCAAATGGATCGTCAAATGAACGCACCTGCCAAAAAAGATTACAAATCTGATGCCTTAAAGTAGATAGGGGCATTGTTTTTTTGAGGATTAAAAAGACATCAATTAAGTTTTATTTTTACTCAATCAAACTTATGCTTTTTGGCATTTTAGCGATTGGTTCGTTCAAGGAGTGTTTATAAACACTCTCTCTTACAACTAAAAAAAATTAGGACTTACGCATTGAAAAAATATCTTATAAGTCCTAAAAATGATAAAAAATTCAGATTGTATTTTTGCTGAATAATCCTTTTGGCAATCTTCTCTAGTAAACAGGCACGTAAAAAGGAGTGTAATTTGGGGTTTTTTTATATATTGATTGTAGGTTTTGTTTTCCTAATAACCGGAATCGCCAAAGCCCTCAATTCAGAACAATTCATCCATCATAATTACAGATACGGTCTGCTACCCCCGAAAATTGTCCCCCAGGTAGCGATTACCTTCATTGGTTTAGAATCAGCATTAGGATTAGCCCTTATTTTTCATGAATTTCCTCAATGGCTTATTCCTGTGTCAATCCTTTTCTTAATCGGTTCATCAGGGTTAATTCTTTGGTCTACTTCCTCTGGTAAAACAGAAGATTGCGGTTGCTATGGAGGTCTTGTAATCATCACGCCCCAACAAAGTATCCTGTTGAATTTAGGATATATTCTGTTACTAGGAATAGGATTGTTTTATCCTATAGCAAACCATCATACCCAAACTTGGCAATGGATACTTGCTTTAATTGTTGGGGTATCTGCTAGTACCCTCGGTTGGCTATCTCGACAGAAGCCTCTTGTAGACTTCTCTCGCCTAAAACTTGGAAATCATTGGAAGCGTCGGTGGTTAAAAGATAGCCCCAACGACTTACAACAGGGTTCCCATTTTGTTGTATTCCTCAGCAAAGATTGCCCCTACTGTAAACGATGGGTTCCTTTCCTCAATATGATGAATACCCAAAAAGATCTGCCCCAAGTTCTGGGAATTATGTCTCTCCCCTCTGATGAATTGGAAGCATTTCAAGATGAACAGATGGTGCGCTTTCCCCTAGTTTCGATGGATAAACTTTTATTTAGTTATATGGCAGATGCCTATCCCACTGCTATTTTAATTGAAGATGGAGTCATGACTCAAAAATGGATTGGGGAGATTCCTGAACCTTATTTAGACCGAATTAAACAGATGTATGAGAGAGTTTTGTTGAAGAAGACAGAACCCATCTCATCTTGAATCCCCAAAAGTTCTAAGCTTTATGACTACCTTAACTCCCATCTCTGCTAATTTGCCAATAGTAGATATTTGTCCTGAAGTCGAAATCTTGGTTTGCTGTGCTAGAACTTGCATGGATTCTAAAAATGCTGAACGGCTCAAAATTTTGCTGCACGAAAATATTGATTGGGAGTATCTGATTCAGACAGCAAATCTTCAGGGGTTAATGCCACTTCTATACTGGAATCTTAATACGACCTGCCCAGAAGGAGTTCCCAAGGCTACTTTGGCTCAACTACGAGCTAGTTTTGAGGCTAACGCCGGGTGGAGTCTTACTTTGACTGGGGAACTGCTCAGACTTTTGGAACTATTTGCAACTCATGAAATTCCTGCCATCCCCTTTAAAGGTGCTGTTTTAGCCGCTTCCGCTTACGGCAATTTGGCTTTGCGACAGTTCTGCGACCTAGATATCTTAGTACGCCAGCAAGACGTTCTGGCAGCTAAAGACTTACTGATTTCTCAGGGATATAGACTAGATGATGAATGGGGTTGGGAGTGTAACCTCATCTCACAGGATGGCAGGATTAGTGTAGATCTTCACCAGGCAATCACACCGAACGATTTTCCGGTTTCAATCTATTTTGATGACTTATGGAAAGGTGTTAAATCAGTATCTCTTGCTGGTATAAACGTACTGAGTTTGTCTCCAGAGGACTTGCTCTTAATTCTCTGCATTAACATCGCCAGGGATTCTTGGCAAGACCGAGAACGATTGGTACAGATTTGTGATGTTGCTGAAGTGATCCGGGTTTACCAGGAAATGAATTGGGAACAGATTATAAAACGGGCTAGTCAGTTGAATAGTTTGCGAATGCTCTTCCTTGGTCTTCTCTTAGCACACGATCTTCTAGGAGCAAATCTTCCAGAAGAAGTGTTGAAGAGGGTTCAAGCAGAGCAAATAGTTAAATCGCTTGCATCCTTAGTCTGTAAATGGCTGTTCTGTCAAGCCGAAAACCCAACTAGAGGCAGAGAAAAAAAACTGTTTTATTTTCAAGTTAGAGAGCGTTTTCAAGATCGAGTTCCCTACTTAGCCCACCTCGTCCACCTTTTGATAGCTCCAAGCGAAACAGATCGGGCATTCCTTCCGTTGCCAACTTCTCTCTCTTTTCTCTACTATTTAATCCGCCCCATCCGAGTAGTCA comes from Planktothrix sp. FACHB-1365 and encodes:
- a CDS encoding nucleotidyltransferase family protein; the protein is MTTLTPISANLPIVDICPEVEILVCCARTCMDSKNAERLKILLHENIDWEYLIQTANLQGLMPLLYWNLNTTCPEGVPKATLAQLRASFEANAGWSLTLTGELLRLLELFATHEIPAIPFKGAVLAASAYGNLALRQFCDLDILVRQQDVLAAKDLLISQGYRLDDEWGWECNLISQDGRISVDLHQAITPNDFPVSIYFDDLWKGVKSVSLAGINVLSLSPEDLLLILCINIARDSWQDRERLVQICDVAEVIRVYQEMNWEQIIKRASQLNSLRMLFLGLLLAHDLLGANLPEEVLKRVQAEQIVKSLASLVCKWLFCQAENPTRGREKKLFYFQVRERFQDRVPYLAHLVHLLIAPSETDRAFLPLPTSLSFLYYLIRPIRVVIKLMLR
- a CDS encoding peroxiredoxin family protein; its protein translation is MIVGFVFLITGIAKALNSEQFIHHNYRYGLLPPKIVPQVAITFIGLESALGLALIFHEFPQWLIPVSILFLIGSSGLILWSTSSGKTEDCGCYGGLVIITPQQSILLNLGYILLLGIGLFYPIANHHTQTWQWILALIVGVSASTLGWLSRQKPLVDFSRLKLGNHWKRRWLKDSPNDLQQGSHFVVFLSKDCPYCKRWVPFLNMMNTQKDLPQVLGIMSLPSDELEAFQDEQMVRFPLVSMDKLLFSYMADAYPTAILIEDGVMTQKWIGEIPEPYLDRIKQMYERVLLKKTEPISS
- a CDS encoding PqqD family protein yields the protein MIPVARTENLLLQDIGNELIIYDQVNNSSHCLTPLAVRVWELSNGQNTVNDIAKKLEKEFNLPADSDVDMRGLVWLTLEELERYSLIQEYLRQPATNVIAGMSRRKVIKTATLVGGFAIGSMFPVVKSVAVANPGGHVSTSAPPEPPCIPEGGKCGTSNPGGGVCCEGLGCNNSSPNGSSNERTCQKRLQI
- a CDS encoding PqqD family peptide modification chaperone, which gives rise to MIPVARTENLLLQDIGNELIIYDQDNNSSHCLTPLAVRVWELSNGQNTVNDIAHKLEKEFNLPGNSDVDMRGLVWLTLEELERYSLIQEYLRQPATNVIAGMSRRKAIKTATLVGGFAIGSMFPVVKSIVAPEPALASSGSGACRTERQTCNVQIEGTNKQNNCCAGLICTPTAIRDVCLKPF